One Tenrec ecaudatus isolate mTenEca1 chromosome 12, mTenEca1.hap1, whole genome shotgun sequence DNA segment encodes these proteins:
- the LOC142422678 gene encoding olfactory receptor 8G5-like, producing MVPGNHSTMTKFVLAGLTDKSNLQLPLFLLFFGIYVVTVVGNLGMIILIGLSSHLHTPMYYFLSSLSFIDLCQSTVITPKMLVNFVTEKNIISYPECMTQLFFFLIFAIAECHMLAAMAYDRYVAICSPLLYYAIMSPKACFYLILGVYLIGLICASAHTGCIFKVHFCKFDVINHYFCDLLSLLSLSCSSTDVNELLILIFSAFNILAPSLTILGSYIFIVASILRIHSSEGRTKAFSTCSSHISAVSIFYGSAAFMYLQPASLSNMDQGKVSSVFYTIVVPMLNPLIYSLRNKDVNVALKKMLEKRALLG from the coding sequence ATGGTGCCAGGGAACCATTCCACCATGACAAAGTTCGTCCTTGCTGGGTTAACAGACAAATCAAACCTTCAgcttcccctcttcctcctcttcttcggaATCTATGTGGTCACAGTGGTGGGGAATCTGGGCATGATCATACTAATTGGACTCAGTTCTCACTTGCACACCCCCATGTACTATTTCCTCAGCAGTTTGTCCTTCATTGACCTCTGCCAGTCCACTGTCATTACCCCCAAAATGCTAGTGAACTTTGTGACAGAGAAGAATATCATCTCCTACCCTGAATGCATGACTCAGCTCTTTTTCTTCCTAATTTTTGCTATTGCAGAGTGCCACATGCTGGCTGCAATGGCatatgaccgctatgtggccatctgtagCCCCTTGCTTTATTATGCCATTATGTCCCCCAAAGCCTGTTTCTATCTGATTTTGGGGGTGTATCTTATAGGCCTGATTTGTGCATCAGCTCACACAGGCTGCATATTTAAGGTCCATTTCTGCAAATTTGATGTGATCAATCATTATTTTTGTGATCTTCTTTCTCTCTTAAGCCTTTCATGCTCTAGTACCGATGTTAATGAATTATTGATTCTAATCTTTAGTGCATTTAACATTCTTGCCCCTAGCCTGACCATCCTTGGCTCATATATCTTTATTGTTGCCAGTATTCTCCGCATTCACTCCTCTGAAGGCAGAACCAAAGCCTTCAGCACATGCAGTTCCCATATTTCAGCTGTTTCAATCTTCTATGGTTCTGCAGCCTTCATGTACCTGCAACCAGCATCTCTTAGCAACATGGACCAAGGCAAAGTGTCCTCCGTGTTTTATACCATTGTCGTACCAATGCTGAACCCTCTGATCTACAGCCTGAGGAATAAGGATGTGAATGTTGCCCTGAAGAAAATGCTGGAGAAAAGAGCACTGTTAGGATGA
- the LOC142422679 gene encoding olfactory receptor 8G3-like — MDPGNHSVAEFVLQGLTDEAVLQLPLFFLFLFIYVASMVGNLGLVFLIRISSQLHTPMYYFLSNLSFIDLCFSSVIIPKMLVNFVSEKNLTTFPECMTQLFFFCFFGINDSYMLTVMAYDRYVAICNPLLYSVTMSHRVCFLLVTGVYVVGIVGALVHTSYISGRFFCGTNIIHHYFCDILPLLNISCSRDYTKELLVMILVSFNVFACAIAILISYAFIVSSILRIHSAEGRSKAFSTCSSHLAAVGVFYGSIIFMYFKPSSVSDTTQEKVASVFYTTVIPMLNPMIYSLRNKDVKEALKKVVNSGVFSRFVKK, encoded by the coding sequence ATGGATCCAGGCAATCATTCTGTGGCTGAGTTTGTTCTTCAGGGGCTAACGGATGAGGCAGTTCTGCAACTTCCCCTCTTCTTCCTGTTCCTCTTCATCTACGTTGCCTCCATGGTAGGAAACTTGGGGCTAGTTTTTTTAATTAGAATCAGTTCTCAGCTTCATACCCCCATGTATTATTTTCTCAGTAACTTATCCTTCATCGATCTCTGCTTCTCTTCTGTCATAATTCCCAAGATGTTGGTGAACTTCGTGTCAGAAAAGAATTTGACCACTTTTCCGGAGTGCATGACCCAGCtctttttcttctgcttctttggTATCAATGACTCTTACATGCTGACAGTTATGGCGTATGATCGTTATGTCGCCATCTGTAACCCCCTGCTGTACAGTGTCACCATGTCCCACAGAGTCTGTTTTCTGCTTGTCACTGGTGTGTACGTAGTGGGAATTGTGGGAGCTTTGGTTCACACCAGCTACATATCTGGTCGATTTTTCTGTGGAACAAACATCATCCACCATTACTTCTGTGACATCCTTCCCCTTTTAAATATCTCTTGCTCAAGAGACTACACCAAAGAGCTTTTGGTGATGATTTTAGTTTCATTCAATGTATTTGCATGCGCTATAGCCATCTTAATCTCATATGCCTTCATTGTTTCCAGTATCCTGCGTATCCACTCAGCTGAAGGCAGGTCCAAAGCCTTCAGTACCTGCAGCTCCCACCTTGCAGCCGTTGGGGTCTTTTATGGCTCTATCATCTTTATGTATTTCAAACCATCATCTGTCAGTGACACAACCCAGGAGAAGGTGGCCTCTGTATTTTATACTACAGTGATTCCCATGCTTAATCccatgatttacagccttagaaacaaggatgtcaAAGAAGCACTAAAAAAAGTTGTGAATAGTGGAGTATTCTCcagatttgttaaaaaataa